The Acetivibrio cellulolyticus CD2 genome segment GAATACTTGTGGGAAATGTCAGGTTAAGAGAGTTTCTTGGAGAAGGATTTGTAATCAGGACAAAACACTGTAGTAGCTCTATCTGGGTAACAAATGTAGTGTATGCAATCAACGAGGATTTTATAGAAGTTGATATTGGCCTTGAGAAGGATTATATTGATAACATAATTATGATTGGGGACACGATGAAATGCAAGTATACTTCGGATGATTATGAATTTAATCTTATTGGTTGGGTAACGAGGATTAAGGCTGATTTTCCACAGAGTATCACTATTAAAGTACATGACATAGAGAAGTTTGCCAATAAACGTGATAGTTATAGATTTGACGTTTACCTTTGTTCTGTTATAAAAGTAAAGCGTTTTGAAGAAAAAGGTATTTTTGCGATACTGACCAACATTAGCCGAACAGGGGCAGCATTTGTTTTAAAAGAAGAACTGGAGAAGCAACTAGGCATAACGGATTTAGCAAAGATAGAAACTACTTGCATTTTTGAGGTTTATGTATCACCTGAGAACCAGATAACCTTTGAAGGAGTTATAAGAAGAAAAGGTGATAATGAAAGAGGTATAGAATACGGTGTTAAAATCACTGATATTGATATAAAAAGCGAAAAAGTATTATTAGAGCTTCTAGAAGAACTTGAAAAAAAAGATAAAGAGTTCTATAATAAACGAAGCAGCTTTTGGTCGAAACATAGCAAGTATAATAAGGGTGGAGATGAATAATTGGCATTTCTCTATCTCATAGATTAGATAAATTTGCCTGATGGTTATTCTTAAAAATCTATTAGTGCTAAGTGAATCTGAGATTTTGCTTATTTTGAAAAATACGGTTCTGTGGGTTATAGAAATCGTTATTGTTTAAACCACTAAGTAATGGGGGATTAAAGATGGCAAAAGTTACATTTTTTGAAGACCGTTGTAAGGGATGCAAGTTATGTACTACGGTATGTCCAAAAAATATCGTAGTTATTTTGGAAGATAAGATAAACCAGAAAGGATTTCATCCTGCTGGTGTATCTGAGATGGATAAATGTATTGGCTGCGCTTTTTGTGCTACCATTTGTCCGGATTGTGTTATTGAGGTTGAAAAATAGAATTCATTTTTAGTGTAATGAATTAAGGTAGGGGGACTTAGGTAAATGGGTGAAAAATTATTGATGAAAGGTAATGAGGCAATTGCCGAAGCTGCACTTAGAGCAGGTTGCAGGCATTATTTCGGATATCCGATTACACCTCAGACTGAAGTTGCACATTATATGGCAAAGAAAATGCCTGCACTTGGTGGTACGTTTGTACAGGCAGAAAGTGAAATTGCTGCCATAAATATGGTTTACGGAGCAGCAAGCGCCGGAGTAAGAGTTATGACATCTTCTTCAAGCCCAGGAATAAGCTTGAAACAGGAAGGTATTTCATACGCGGCTGGAGCAGAACTTCCGGCTGTTATAGTTAATATTGTAAGATGTGGTCCGGGGCTTGGTGGGATTTTACCTGCGCAATGTGACTATTTTCAAGCTGTTAAGGGCGGAGGTCATGGAGACTACAAATTAGTTGTTTTAGCGCCGTCTAGTGTTCAGGAATTATATGAGCTTACAGTTGAGTCTTTCAATATAGCAGACAAATACAGACAGCTTGTAATGATTATGGGTGACGGTGTTTTGGGTCAAATGATGGAGGCTGTTGAATTTAAAGATCAGGAAAATGTTGAAAAGATCGATAAACCATGGGCAACTGTAGGAACAGGACTTAAGAGAGAACATAATACTGTCACTTCAATCTATATTCAGCCTGAAGTACTTGAAGATCACAATAAGAAACTTCAAGCTAAGTACAAGGTTATTGAAGAAAACGAAGTAAGAGTTGAAAGTTATAACTGTGAAAATGCAGATATTATTGTTACCGCTTTTGGTACAACTGCAAGAATAGTTAAAAATGTTATTAAAATGGCTAAGAATGAAGGTATAAATGTTGGATTAATCAGACCTATTTCGCTTTGGCCATTCCCGGTAAAGGAATTTGAAAAGTATGCAGAAGTGCCGAAGGCTTTCCTGTCTGTTGAACTTAATGCCGGTCAAATGGTTGAAGATGTAAGACTCGCAGTAAATGGCAAAAGGCCGGTTTATTTCTATGGAAGAATGGGTGGAATGATTCCTACTCAGCAGGAAATTTTAGATCAGATAAAGCAAATATTAAATAAGTAAGAAGGGGAAGAAAAATGGCTACTGTTTTTAAGAAACCACACGCTTTGATAGATAAATCAATGCACTATTGCCCTGGTTGTACTCATGGTATTGTACACAGGATTATAGCAGAAGTGTTGGATGAGTTGGAGATAGAGGGTAAGACTGTAGGTATTTCTCCTGTTGGATGTACCTATAACAATTACGAATACTTCAATTGCGATATGGTACAGGCAGCACACGGAAGAGCTCCGGCTGTTGGTACTGGCGTCAAGAGGGCGAACCCTGATAATGTTGTATTTACTTATCAAGGTGATGGTGATTTGGCGGCAATTGGTACTGCTGAAATTGTGCATGCTGCTACAAGAGGCGAAAAAATAACTACAATATTTGTAAATAATGCTATTTATGGGATGACATCGGGTCAGATGGCTCCTACAACACTTATAGATCAGGTTACAACAACTTCACCATTCGGAAGAAAACCTGAAATTCACGGTTTTCCGATAAAGGTTTGCGAGCTTTTATCTACTTTAGAAGGTGCAGTGTTTGTTGAAAGAGTATCATTACATGATGTTAAAAATATTATGAATGCCAAAAAAGCTATCAAAAAAGCATTTCAAGTACAGATGGCTAACCTGGGTTTTGGAATAGTTGAAGTATTGTCCTCCTGTCCTACAAACTGGGGAATGCACCCAGTAGATGCTTTAGGATGGATTAAGGATAAAATGGTTCCTTTTTATCCATTGGGTAATTTTAAAGGCAAGGACTTGGAGGTGTAATTTGATATGAATCATCAAGACGTTATAATAGCAGGATTTGGTGGTCAGGGTATTTTATCTGCCGGAAGGATTCTAGCATACGCAGGAATGCTTGAAAATAAAAATGTATCATGGCTCCCTTCCTATGGACCTGAAATGAGAGGTGGTACTGCAAATTGCAGTGTAATTTTATCAGATGAAGCAGTGGGATCACCAATAATAAATTATGCTACATCACTTATTGTTATGAACGGTCCTTCTCTTGAAAAATTTGAAAGCATGGTAACCAGTGGAGGCGTTATTATTACAGACAGCTCACTTATAGAAAAAGTTCCTACTAGAAAAGATGTTAGTGTTCACTGTGTACCAGCTACAAAGACTGCTTTGGATATGGGGAATGGTACATTTGCTACTATAATCCTATTAGGTAAACTTATTGCAGCAACTAATATTATTTCAAAGGAATCGTTTGCTGAAGCTTTGAAAAAGACACTTCCAGCGAAAAAGCATTATTTGATACCTGAAGAAATAAAAGCATTGGAATATGGAATGGAGTTCTAGTTCCACGAACGTAAATTAATATAAAGTATATTGTCTTTGGACAGATAAAGTGCATTTTAGCATTACGAATGAGTTAAGATTTGTAATGTAGAATGCACTTATTATTTTATGAATTCCTCAAATTGACCACGTCAAAAATCGAAATTAATATGTTTTAGGCATCCTTTTTTTGGGAATAAA includes the following:
- a CDS encoding PilZ domain-containing protein, which codes for MGNVRLREFLGEGFVIRTKHCSSSIWVTNVVYAINEDFIEVDIGLEKDYIDNIIMIGDTMKCKYTSDDYEFNLIGWVTRIKADFPQSITIKVHDIEKFANKRDSYRFDVYLCSVIKVKRFEEKGIFAILTNISRTGAAFVLKEELEKQLGITDLAKIETTCIFEVYVSPENQITFEGVIRRKGDNERGIEYGVKITDIDIKSEKVLLELLEELEKKDKEFYNKRSSFWSKHSKYNKGGDE
- a CDS encoding 4Fe-4S binding protein, which encodes MAKVTFFEDRCKGCKLCTTVCPKNIVVILEDKINQKGFHPAGVSEMDKCIGCAFCATICPDCVIEVEK
- a CDS encoding 3-methyl-2-oxobutanoate dehydrogenase subunit VorB; the protein is MGEKLLMKGNEAIAEAALRAGCRHYFGYPITPQTEVAHYMAKKMPALGGTFVQAESEIAAINMVYGAASAGVRVMTSSSSPGISLKQEGISYAAGAELPAVIVNIVRCGPGLGGILPAQCDYFQAVKGGGHGDYKLVVLAPSSVQELYELTVESFNIADKYRQLVMIMGDGVLGQMMEAVEFKDQENVEKIDKPWATVGTGLKREHNTVTSIYIQPEVLEDHNKKLQAKYKVIEENEVRVESYNCENADIIVTAFGTTARIVKNVIKMAKNEGINVGLIRPISLWPFPVKEFEKYAEVPKAFLSVELNAGQMVEDVRLAVNGKRPVYFYGRMGGMIPTQQEILDQIKQILNK
- a CDS encoding thiamine pyrophosphate-dependent enzyme, whose amino-acid sequence is MATVFKKPHALIDKSMHYCPGCTHGIVHRIIAEVLDELEIEGKTVGISPVGCTYNNYEYFNCDMVQAAHGRAPAVGTGVKRANPDNVVFTYQGDGDLAAIGTAEIVHAATRGEKITTIFVNNAIYGMTSGQMAPTTLIDQVTTTSPFGRKPEIHGFPIKVCELLSTLEGAVFVERVSLHDVKNIMNAKKAIKKAFQVQMANLGFGIVEVLSSCPTNWGMHPVDALGWIKDKMVPFYPLGNFKGKDLEV
- a CDS encoding 2-oxoacid:acceptor oxidoreductase family protein, giving the protein MNHQDVIIAGFGGQGILSAGRILAYAGMLENKNVSWLPSYGPEMRGGTANCSVILSDEAVGSPIINYATSLIVMNGPSLEKFESMVTSGGVIITDSSLIEKVPTRKDVSVHCVPATKTALDMGNGTFATIILLGKLIAATNIISKESFAEALKKTLPAKKHYLIPEEIKALEYGMEF